ATGGTTCAGTGCTGGTTGGTTCAATGGTGGTTGGTTCAGTTGtggttaatttaattgtagTCGGTAAAGGAGTAGTGCTAGTTGTTGTGGAATTGCTCACGTCTCGAGAAGGAAAAGCGTAAGCGGTAACCTTCATCAGAAGAGGCCAACCCGGTTTTCCAATGCCCAACAGGACGATCGACTGTCCTCCAATATAACCTTTTATAGGAACGACATTTATTACCTTCGCATTCAAGTTGATTACACTGATGAATGAGATTACGTAGTTGGGTGGTGCAGTTACGTCAATCGTGACTGTGTGACTGACACCTGGCACTGGTGgctgaaagtaaaaaatacatatattacaatttccagtaattaatatttcgtattaaaagCAGTACTACTCTGACTAATATCAGTTTcagattttaaaaatcttgttTCGATTCGAGTTACCGCAACTCAAATACAAttgaatgatattaatttgacgtggattaaatataaatctattacTGTCATTGCTCACCTTAAAGATGGGTCGAGATTGGACAAGAACATCACCAGGCATACGTATGCCAAGAATCAAGTTGTTACCCCATGCGGAGGCAATCAGCGATAAACAAgcgaagagaaaaacgaaggtACGCATCTTGACGATATTGATCAGTTCGATCGACTTCTTAAATCTGCCGTAAAACTGGCGACGACATCATATATAGTTTCCTCTTATCAACAATCGGAGACACTTCCTCGAAGATCGGACAATCCGTGTTAAGTAAAGATATATCGCTGAATCGTGATAACAATTTACGTAACGATATTTGCTTATCATTGTTTCATTGGACACTTTTCAGAGGTGACTGATACCTCTAAcgatcttcttcttttctttcgttgcaCTTCGTGCTATTGTTTTTGTATATACTTTTTGTACAATGAAAGATAGCGATGCTGATATTTTTCCACtccgaagaaaatataaaaagatagaagTAGGAAACGGAAAAAGCCAAAGGTAGATTGTTTTGTTCAAAGGTTTCCTTTACTTAAAGTATTAACCCCGAGTTTAcctatacttatatatttatcttttgaCATGTTTGGTTGAAATTTGGCCTTGTTTAATCACAAACAtagatataatttacaatagaaaaagTGGAATTTTCGAATCTTATTTTTGGATTAACGCAAAAGACACAGCTGAACTTGTGCAACATGATGTGCGATTTTTATCTTCGGAGGCAAACACGGAGACTCATCGTCCTAATATTCTTCATTCTAAACTTTTTGGGGAGTCTAATAACCCGAAATATATGCGACATATGCTGAACTGTGCAATAAATTAAGAGTCACGTTTGAAGTTGTGACGTCAGAAGATGACAAGGCCACATGTCCTGCTTATCGTAGTTAAAGAATatcaagaaagagaaaaaaacaatataattgaaaagcaatattcgaaattacataaattatctaacttaaatggaatatttcgACACGCGCGAAATCTAGCATATGAATATGATTAATAGAGGCTTGTCAAAATGATCGATCGCTGATACGGAGACAATAAGTGAGATACATACAtcccgtttttttttttatcgcaaATCGCTTATAGCTGTTACTTTTCGCGATAATCGGttctctctcattctctctcaTTGCCTTACGATCTTCTCTGATTATAagtgatattttcaatattttaactaTCAAAAATTATCGATTGAAACGTAGCTAATATCTAAGAAGTAGatctaaattttaatacagttCAATATATCTTAGCTtcaatttaatacaatatatcgtacaatttACTTAATCCATCATTTCATTTTGGATATATTTCCCCCATGAAGCTCCTCATTTGCAAATGAAGAAATTCTGGAATTCgtaattttcagtaattttggcgtaacgaaaatgtaaaatattcttaagcGACAATTTGTTTGGGaatcaaattttgttatcGACTTCTCCGTCGCGGACAAAGAGAACGAACACGCCTTTAGTAATTTCCAAATGATCGAACGTCGACGAATTCGTGGATATCGAACGGAAATCGATCAACGTGAACGCATTTCCTTAATTTCTTCGACAAACTTCCGTTTACGAGCCGCTTCTTAAGATTCAGTTCTAACGCTCTGCTTAGAATTTGTATTCACGACGTCCTCTTCGGCAAACAGCGACCGATCGGTAGTGTTCCGCTGATCTTTTCAGCGGTTAACTAGGCTAAGGCGGCGCTCCTTAACTAGACATTAATTAGTTGCACCCATACTACGAGGACGTGACTTGAAGGATTTTTCAACGTTATCTCGCACAAACTTTGGGTTCCActtatttcatgaaatttatttaagaaaaaaaaaaataaatggcaAAACAGAAAATCAATCCTATACGTACTTAAAAGTGTGAATAACAATCAGTGgaagtaatacgataaaataatcaaacaaaGTGATAAAACAATCGTCAAGGATCTCATCTATGAATTccaattaatcaattaattttaatcttatcTCTATTAGATATTCGGTTCGATTAAGTTTTCGTTCTTGAAATGCTACCTAGTTTCTTTTGTACGATTAGAAGCGTCACCTGAAGTAAATCATCCTCTCATGTAACAActaatacatttatatcgaGCCATATCACATTTTCCAATTGCAGAACAAATCAAAATATCGTTCCGTTAGTGTAGAAGCAGTTGTGCACCTACTACATATTTAGCGCAtagttcaatttttaaatgtgcTAGTGATCGCTACGAGTAATTGCAGTGAAAAGTGTGTTTTAAAAGGTAGGTATTTCGGTCTAGACTGGCAttgtttagatattttttggATAGCAGTAAATAGCAGAATCATGTCAATCAATAGAAcacttattttaaaaatattaaaaaatattatagtaattaaagaaaacaatttatttagatttcaGTTACATAACGGCATATAACtgatgcaattttatttagtttcacTTAAAAATAATGCTGGATATTCTCGGATCATTACTGAATGTGTGCGCAAAAACTGATACAAACGAATCACACAGTTACTTCGAAAAGAAATcctaaaagatatataaaaaatggcATTCTAAACTAAACGTGGcagaaacaaaaaaacaaaaaggattctttaaagtttcaaatttgtcGACGACAcaacgattaatattcatcgtGCGGAAAACATGGCTTTCTAAGGAAATTCTCACCctcttgaaaaataatcgaacagAAGCAGAAGCAAATGCAAGAAAAGCGGAAGCGGGTCTGTCCCCGTAAATCTTCCTCGCGAGGGCATTAAGACCGCTGACATTTTGGCTCTGTGAAAGCACGGGAAACGTGTAACCGATGTTGCAGGTCGTACACGCATCCCCGTTATTACGCGTGGCACACGGGCTCAAAGCGGTCGGGCTTGCATAAATCTCTGGAGAAATTAAAGTGCACCGCTCGGCCGCTCTACAAAACGGAATTGTGTAGCcgtatgaaagaaaaataatttgtgtaCACCAGGAGTCGCGGCACCGTATTTCCCAGCGTTACCAGGCGTCCTTCTATCTCTAGTAATCGGTTTTCGTGCATTCAACGTACTCGTTGTTCGACGATACATAGTGACAAATATCTAGCTGAATTTCACGTTGAATAGGAAATACCAGGACTTGGgattaaaggaaataaagtaTGGTGAAATATTAATCGCACTGTCTTCATCTtgcttattattttatttaggtCTTTTCATGctattgttgaaaatttacgatctttatattttctatgctCTGTATATGATTTTTGAAATGTATCATTCCTATGTGTTCAACTTCCATGGTGCAAGAAGTTTCACTATGTGGTAGTCGTTGGTTCGGTAGATTCTAGATGCTGGTTGATTGTCCTTAGTCAGTGGTGTGCCAGTACCGGGATATCGGTAGTAAGTTAGTGTAACCGGTGTGGTAAAGATAGTTGATTGAGTGCTCGTAGTCGTTGGTTTGGTGGAGATAGTGGTTGATTGAGTGCTCGTAGTCGTTGGTTTGGTGGAGGTAGTGGTTGATTGAGTGCTCGTAGTCGTTGACGAAGTAGTACTAGTTGTTGTGGTACTATGGTGTTTAGAACGAATAGCGAAAACGGTAACCTCCATCGAAAGAGCCCAACCTGGTCTTCCAGTAGCTAGTAAGACCATCGAGTCTTGTCCAATATAACCTTTTGTAAGTCTGATGTTTACTACCCTCGGATTTCGGTTGATTACACTGACCAATGAGATCACGTAGCCGGGTGGTGCAGTTATGTCAATCGTGGCTGTGTGACTGACACCTGGCACTGGTGgctgaaagtaaaaaatacatatattacaatttccaGTAATTAGTATTTCATGTTAAAAGCAGTACTATTCTGACTAATATCAGTTTCATCATTATTATCACTACcagattttagaaattttgtttcgattCGAGTTATCGCGGCTCAAAAACAATTGAACGATATTGATTCGACGtggattaaatataaaactatcaCTGTCATTGTTCACCTTCAAGATGGGTCGAAATTCGACAAGAACATCACCAAACAGACGTCTGCCAAGAATCAAGTTGTTACCCCATGCGGTGGCAAACAGCGATAAACAGGCGAAGAGAAAAATGAGGGCACGCATTTTGACGAGGATCCTCGGTATTGATCGGTTCGATCGACTTTTCAAACCTGCCGTAAAACTAGTGTCTTCATATATAGCTTCCCGCTATCGACAATCAGAGATTCCTCAAAGATCGGACGTTCCATGTTAAGTCAAAGATAACCATTGCCGAGTCGTGACAACAACTTGCGCAACTTACGTTCAACCTTTATGATGCAAGAAGTTTCTGAGATTACATATCTCATTGAATGAAGATAAAGGGTACTTGAACAAcgataatgattttaattagacttacacgatatatttgtttatccGTCTCTGTTTGGCTATaacgaaatcaatttttccgCCTATAATCGGCGACAATGacaaacagaaaatttattctgaCACTTCCGAGCGTGTGAGTAATCTGTCAAGTCAGCAGGGTTCGAAAGACACAGGTTGGGGAAGATTCTTTAACGAAGAACGCTATTTCGAACGGCTACAGCTGATGGAGGCCGGGTACATTTGCATAAAAGCCCCGTCAAACTCCGTCAACCATCGTCAAGATCTTGGTGGATGTTGGGGTGACGCGACAGACTTACGAAATTCTTCCCTTCGCGACAAATAATCCAATCAAGTCAACCCCAAGATGGTTACaaatttggaaagaaaaatatggaattataaaaatctaataaaaatcttccttaaaagaaacgtcataaatatatgtcgggttatcaTTGGAATTATGCGCGGTTGACGAATCTTCACTCGAATTGGCCATCGTTGTTATGTATTCTCATTGATCTTTATTGATACAGatgtgattattacagaaGTTAACAAGTAACAGCGGCGATCGGATAAtcgagatgtcgatgacaatgaatttaggttcgataacgaatccacggtcaacgggataacgaATGAGATGTGATACACGATTTTGACGtgactcaacgtacaagtagaacttatCTGAATGAACTAAAACGtagtccaagtggaactgcccttatacACTACTCTCCGCacctctcgggtcaatctttgtttttaaggaaaGCTATCTAATTATTCCAGACCTCTGTTAGGCACACGTCCCTCcagtgaccgtggctacgttcagtgaCACGTTATGTCACTTCGGGCCCACGCCCACCGTCATAAACCTCGGGCTCCCATACTCGGATTAGaacattacaactatttctcagttttattatttaagtgtAGCTGTAATAAAAGTCTGGACTAAAATATTGGGGACCTTTCCAAAcgttccaaaagaaaggctcCGATGTTCTTTCATcaccgacatatatatatatatttatataaaaaagagagaaatgtaAATGTAGTAAAAGATGAGGATATTCTCTGTCTCTCAATTGTCGATGAAGAAATTCATTCAATCGAGTTGCTATTCGGCAACAGTATCGGTAGATAGGTTAGATTATCAGTTTGCTTATTTACTAAGCCTGCTTCATCCTTACTCGTGATAATCGTTGTAACGTCAAGTATAATCAATCTGATTAGCATTGCTCGTGACCGTGCAATCTACCTTAGCTAGAGAATTGCACGTTTCACTTCCATTTTCGTAGGGGAAGAGCTGGCTGGTGAAACACGAAAGGGTTGGACGTTTTCTCGGTTATTTTCTGCCTGCTTCTCATTACGCCGGGTCGCATTAATCCGTCGAGTTTCCGGCTGACGACTATTAAAAATCTTGCCGGTGTAGTCCGATGCGTAGTCGAGTATCGCTTATATACAGGGTGAAGCGATAAGTTTGCTCACTTACCGATATCGTCACTAATTTTTccagaaatacaaaaaaagaaagaaatgatatttaatattgaaagaaaatatttcttttgtattagTAGGTTAGTGATGGGAAAgcatttctgtttcttcttttctgtcGGCAAACTAAATTTTTGTACGAGTAAAGCTACATCGGAGATCCTGAGATTATTTCTGtgatcttttaaatataaagaacaGGTAGAAAAATTGTGCGATAccgtggaaaatatatttttaatcgtcaTGTGATCGGAAGCATGCCGAAGATTATTTTcgagatttttaaaaattcgacatatgtgaaaataattcttcagAAAGTCTTCAGGATATTTTGAGCTTTTCATCGCTATT
This sequence is a window from Bombus pyrosoma isolate SC7728 linkage group LG10, ASM1482585v1, whole genome shotgun sequence. Protein-coding genes within it:
- the LOC122572103 gene encoding salivary glue protein Sgs-3-like; its protein translation is MRTFVFLFACLSLIASAWGNNLILGIRMPGDVLVQSRPIFKPPVPGVSHTVTIDVTAPPNYVISFISVINLNAKVINVVPIKGYIGGQSIVLLGIGKPGWPLLMKVTAYAFPSRDVSNSTTTSTTPLPTTIKLTTTEPTTIEPTSTEPSSTGSTTTEPTSTEPSSTEPSSTGSTATEPTSTGPTSTKPSSTEPTSTKPSSTGSTATEPTSTEPTSTKPSSTGSTTTETTSAEPISAEPTTSE
- the LOC122572101 gene encoding cell wall protein DAN4-like, which gives rise to MRALIFLFACLSLFATAWGNNLILGRRLFGDVLVEFRPILKPPVPGVSHTATIDITAPPGYVISLVSVINRNPRVVNIRLTKGYIGQDSMVLLATGRPGWALSMEVTVFAIRSKHHSTTTTSTTSSTTTSTQSTTTSTKPTTTSTQSTTISTKPTTTSTQSTIFTTPVTLTYYRYPGTGTPLTKDNQPASRIYRTNDYHIVKLLAPWKLNT